The Oncorhynchus nerka isolate Pitt River linkage group LG9a, Oner_Uvic_2.0, whole genome shotgun sequence genome has a segment encoding these proteins:
- the hsbp1b gene encoding heat shock factor-binding protein 1b: MAETDPKSVQDLTNVVQTLLQQMQDKFQTMSDQIIGRIDEMSTRIDDLEKNIADLMTQAGVEEIEGVKEPQMKEGQGS; encoded by the exons ATGGCAGAAACCGATCCAAAGTCAGTTCAGGACCTTACTAATGTG GTCCAGACGCTGCTGCAACAGATGCAGGACAAGTTCCAGACCATGTCTGACCAGATCATCGGGAGAA TCGATGAGATGAGCACCCGCATTGATGACCTGGAGAAGAACATTGCCGACCTCATGACCCAGGCGGGCGTGGAGGAGATAGAAGGGGTCAAAGAACCACAGATGAAAGAAGGGCAAGGGTCATGA